The following proteins are encoded in a genomic region of Acidobacteriota bacterium:
- a CDS encoding cupin domain-containing protein has translation MRIVYSREEPIDRSDPGLEAMRLVNSGKGARHMTAGVATFSPGSAVFLHTHPCEETVIILEGRATAEIDGKTFALGKYDATIVPPLVPHCFRNESREPMVIAYFYPDVDVARDRVE, from the coding sequence ATGAGAATCGTCTACTCCAGGGAAGAACCCATCGATCGCAGCGACCCCGGTCTGGAGGCCATGAGGCTGGTCAACAGCGGGAAAGGCGCAAGGCACATGACCGCCGGCGTCGCCACCTTCTCTCCGGGCTCGGCGGTTTTCCTGCATACCCACCCCTGCGAGGAGACAGTCATCATCCTGGAGGGTCGGGCAACCGCCGAGATCGACGGCAAGACCTTTGCGCTCGGCAAGTATGACGCCACCATTGTGCCGCCGCTGGTGCCCCACTGTTTTCGCAACGAGAGCCGGGAGCCCATGGTGATCGCCTATTTCTATCCCGACGTGGACGTGGCCCGGGACCGGGTGGAATAG
- a CDS encoding exo-alpha-sialidase: MNRRQLLQSLTVASGLTATVAACRDPSGGPAGSAAPAGSGSGEPVCYTSDWKRTQPDLVLYLPEEPPYASEASDHVLVEVTPGGDLLAIWTLATKEGAHDYSVVYARSKDNGVTWTRPQPIAAPEKLGTYCNFGWPVVSKSGRIYVFYNFAPGIGEGFINAIMRCKFSDDDGYTWQDAGIDMPYKRNRKYDHPGPDVLSRCIVWQKPIRDAKDRPVVPLTRSTAAYVKPFSKDKNLGECRCEFIRYENIDEGPHPRDLKLTYLPEDEDLIWVPCTFEPEKSEGYTFCQEPGTVLLPDGRLFAAMRTANGQVWYTVSDDAEARTWRKAEMLRYRDGGKPVENPVSPTPMFRLSDGRFLLFMQNHDGTGYGGKGPLDLNARRPQFFVVGEYRPKAHQPVWFSQPKMIFDTHATGVFPKYWKWLSMYASFTEHRGKRILWYADRKLFVLGRTITDEMLADMTVPRA, translated from the coding sequence ATGAATCGAAGACAGCTGCTGCAGAGTCTTACCGTTGCCTCGGGGTTGACGGCTACCGTGGCGGCCTGTCGGGACCCGTCGGGAGGACCGGCGGGATCCGCGGCGCCTGCCGGGTCCGGTTCCGGCGAACCGGTCTGTTACACCTCCGACTGGAAGCGGACCCAGCCTGACCTGGTGCTCTACCTGCCCGAGGAGCCCCCCTACGCCTCCGAGGCCAGCGACCACGTGCTGGTCGAGGTCACTCCCGGAGGAGACCTGCTGGCCATCTGGACCCTGGCCACCAAGGAAGGGGCTCACGACTACTCGGTAGTGTACGCGCGCAGCAAGGACAACGGGGTAACCTGGACCCGGCCCCAGCCCATCGCCGCCCCGGAGAAACTGGGGACCTACTGCAACTTCGGCTGGCCGGTGGTCAGCAAGTCGGGCCGCATCTACGTCTTCTACAACTTCGCCCCGGGTATCGGCGAGGGGTTCATCAATGCCATCATGCGCTGCAAGTTTTCCGACGATGACGGCTACACCTGGCAGGACGCCGGGATCGACATGCCCTACAAGAGGAACCGGAAGTACGATCATCCCGGTCCGGATGTGCTCAGCCGCTGCATCGTCTGGCAGAAGCCCATCCGGGATGCCAAGGACCGTCCGGTGGTGCCCTTGACCCGGTCGACGGCGGCCTACGTCAAACCGTTTTCCAAGGACAAGAACCTGGGGGAATGCCGTTGTGAATTCATCCGCTACGAGAACATCGACGAGGGGCCCCATCCGAGGGATCTCAAGCTGACCTATCTTCCCGAAGACGAAGATTTGATCTGGGTTCCCTGCACCTTCGAGCCTGAAAAATCCGAGGGATACACCTTCTGTCAGGAGCCCGGGACCGTTCTCCTGCCGGACGGACGCCTGTTCGCGGCCATGCGAACCGCCAACGGGCAGGTGTGGTACACGGTGTCGGACGATGCCGAGGCCCGGACCTGGCGGAAGGCCGAGATGTTGAGGTACCGCGACGGCGGAAAACCGGTCGAGAATCCGGTCTCGCCCACCCCCATGTTCCGGCTTTCCGACGGACGCTTTCTGCTCTTCATGCAGAACCACGACGGCACGGGTTACGGAGGCAAGGGACCCTTGGACCTCAATGCCCGTCGCCCCCAGTTTTTCGTGGTCGGCGAATATCGTCCCAAGGCCCATCAGCCTGTCTGGTTCAGCCAGCCCAAGATGATCTTCGATACTCACGCCACCGGTGTCTTCCCCAAGTACTGGAAGTGGTTGTCCATGTACGCCAGCTTCACCGAGCATCGGGGGAAGCGCATCCTCTGGTACGCCGATCGAAAGTTATTCGTGCTGGGGCGCACCATCACCGACGAGATGCTCGCCGACATGACCGTCCCCAGGGCGTAG
- a CDS encoding dihydrodipicolinate synthase family protein — protein MASIRFPNTRVSRRGFLAGSVAATVLALQGRSRVAAAPVLRGAESETAAERIYRKLRGPVVPINIPLAKDYSVDYGNLRDYVDFLCENQAPVIFFTHGSSEFRSMSEPEIEKLCRTAAEQARGRALVIGGTGKWWTGKSIDFIRRLEDSGVDGVNLHLFTTKPEEVYAAFAEVAGRTRLPLLGYDENYPADLVARLSTIPGVCGLKSHDALYRYHDFIRAVEGKKFVIVGGGQMRNFLYGYLIGSQGYLCAYAPFAPAIAFRFYRALERNDLDEARRVMFEYEDPLMKVAGGLGWGQSIKSILQIKGLFHTNLWRPPAPSHGPEPKKQLRQFLADKGLL, from the coding sequence ATGGCATCCATACGATTTCCCAACACAAGAGTAAGCCGGCGCGGTTTCTTGGCCGGGTCGGTGGCGGCGACCGTTCTGGCGCTTCAAGGTCGGAGCCGGGTAGCCGCCGCCCCGGTTCTCCGGGGGGCCGAATCCGAGACTGCCGCCGAGCGGATCTACCGCAAGCTCCGGGGCCCGGTGGTGCCCATCAACATCCCCCTGGCCAAGGACTACTCGGTGGACTACGGCAATCTGAGGGACTACGTGGACTTCCTCTGCGAGAACCAGGCGCCGGTCATCTTCTTCACTCACGGCAGCAGTGAGTTCAGGAGCATGAGTGAGCCTGAGATCGAGAAGCTGTGCCGGACCGCGGCCGAGCAGGCTCGCGGCCGGGCTCTGGTGATCGGGGGGACCGGGAAGTGGTGGACCGGCAAGAGCATCGACTTCATCCGGCGCCTGGAGGACTCGGGAGTGGACGGTGTCAACCTGCACCTGTTTACCACCAAGCCGGAGGAGGTCTACGCCGCATTTGCCGAGGTTGCCGGCCGCACGCGGCTGCCCCTCCTGGGGTACGACGAGAATTATCCCGCAGACCTGGTGGCACGCCTGTCCACCATCCCCGGGGTGTGCGGACTGAAGAGCCACGATGCGCTCTACCGCTATCACGATTTCATCCGGGCGGTTGAGGGCAAGAAGTTCGTGATCGTTGGCGGGGGCCAGATGCGCAATTTCCTCTATGGTTACCTGATCGGTTCCCAGGGCTACCTCTGTGCCTATGCTCCCTTTGCCCCGGCAATCGCCTTCCGTTTCTATCGCGCCCTGGAACGCAACGACCTGGATGAAGCCCGCCGGGTCATGTTCGAATACGAAGACCCGCTCATGAAAGTTGCCGGGGGCCTGGGCTGGGGCCAATCCATCAAGAGCATTCTGCAGATCAAGGGACTCTTCCACACCAATCTGTGGCGGCCGCCCGCTCCCTCCCACGGACCCGAGCCGAAAAAACAACTTCGGCAGTTCCTGGCCGACAAGGGCCTCCTGTAG
- a CDS encoding dienelactone hydrolase family protein yields MTSSSMAMSLEPPDEPSDAAELRARLLECLGGDWPEPCELEPRVMREEQRKGYRLLWVDYAVEPGDRVPAILLIPDGVTPATPAAGVALWHQHAGKWHLGKTEPAGLAGDRMHHTGVALVRLGYVVLCPDALCFEQRRDPEGRLKGGDYERYEFLRQVVQGRCMAWKNILDMQRAVDYLSARPEVDPGRLGCYGHSMGSTHTWLVGPWEPRLKCLVGNCCLPTYRAIHRHKLLHCFPNFIPGFHQYGDTPDIAGLIAPRALHLNFGEKDASSPIGEVRRGMESIGRAYARAGAAGRFTWFIEPGAGHVLSEKMWRKARETFGKYLA; encoded by the coding sequence GTGACTTCCAGTTCGATGGCCATGTCCCTGGAACCCCCTGACGAGCCTTCCGACGCGGCCGAGCTGAGAGCCAGGCTGCTGGAGTGCCTGGGTGGAGACTGGCCCGAGCCCTGCGAGCTGGAGCCCAGGGTCATGCGGGAAGAGCAGCGCAAGGGTTACCGTTTGCTGTGGGTCGATTACGCCGTGGAACCCGGCGATCGGGTGCCGGCCATCCTGCTGATCCCGGACGGTGTCACGCCCGCGACCCCGGCGGCCGGGGTGGCCCTCTGGCACCAGCATGCGGGAAAGTGGCATCTGGGCAAGACCGAGCCCGCCGGTCTGGCCGGCGATCGAATGCACCATACCGGAGTGGCCCTGGTCCGACTGGGATACGTGGTGCTTTGTCCCGACGCTCTTTGCTTTGAACAGCGCCGGGACCCGGAGGGCAGGTTGAAGGGCGGCGACTACGAGCGGTACGAGTTTCTGCGTCAGGTCGTCCAGGGACGCTGCATGGCCTGGAAAAATATTCTGGATATGCAGCGGGCCGTCGACTATCTGAGCGCTCGTCCGGAGGTGGACCCCGGGCGTCTGGGATGTTACGGCCACTCAATGGGGTCGACACACACCTGGTTGGTGGGTCCCTGGGAGCCGCGCTTGAAATGCCTGGTGGGCAACTGTTGCCTGCCCACCTACCGGGCGATTCACCGCCACAAGCTGCTCCACTGTTTTCCCAACTTCATCCCGGGTTTTCACCAATATGGGGATACGCCCGACATCGCCGGCCTGATTGCGCCCAGGGCGCTGCATCTGAACTTTGGCGAGAAGGATGCCAGTTCGCCCATCGGGGAGGTTCGCCGGGGGATGGAGAGCATCGGCCGGGCCTACGCCCGGGCCGGGGCCGCCGGCCGCTTCACCTGGTTCATCGAGCCCGGAGCCGGCCACGTCTTGTCGGAGAAGATGTGGCGCAAGGCCCGTGAGACGTTTGGGAAATACCTGGCCTGA